The window CTGAACACGGTGTCGACCGGCAGCATGCGCGCCTTCAGGGTCTCTTCCTGGATCTCAGTGGTGGTGCGCCCAAGGTGCGCGACGGCCTCCAGCAGCGGCTCGACCCCATCCGCGTCCGCGTGGCGCCGCCGAACCGTGGCGGCGGCCCGCGCGATCCGGGTCTGGTCGATCACCAGCTCGCCGACCAGGTTCAGCAGGTTGTCGAGCCGCACGATGTCGACGCGCACCGTCCGGGGCTGTGCCCGCGCGGCACGCGGCGCCTCCAGAGTGTCGGCCGGGCGGGCCTGGCCACCCGGCTGCGCGGCCGATGGGGCCGCGGCCGACGGCCCGTCCAACTCCGCGAGGCGAGCGTCCACCTCGCGGTCAAGGCTGGTAAGGCGTGCCGAAACGACCTCCGAGACGTCGCGCGCCGCTGCGGCGATGCCATCGCCGGTCCCGGCGCTCGCCACTACGACATGCAGCCGGTCCGCGATGCGCTCGCTCTCGATGTCCTCCTCGCTCGGATCGACCAGCAGCACGGAGCCTACCTGCTCGAGGGCCTGGAGAACCATCAGCCCGCGCACGGACGGCATGACGCAGTCGGAGGCCAGCCGCACCTCGAGGCCCCAGAGCGAACACCCGGCGCGCCGAGCGTCGGCGGCCGCCAGCAGCGCGGAGGCGGGCCACGGCTCCGAGAACAGGCCGGGCGAAGCCGTCGGCGCGGCCTGCAGCGGAGAGCCGGCAGCCGCGCCGACCACCAGTTCGCGCAAGCGCTGCGTCGGCCCGGACGTGCCGGTTGCCGTGGCGCCGCTCCGGGCCACCTCGGCCACGAGCCGCCTCAGCGAGTCCATGCCCTCCAGAAGCGCGTCGACCACGCTGACATCCAGTGCCAGCGCCTCGCGCCGCAGCTGGTCGAGCACGTCCTCCATCGCGTGCGTGAGGTCGCCGATGTCGGCGAACCCCATCGCGCGCGAGGCGCCCTTGAGCGTGTGCGCGGCGCGAAAGAGCTCCTGCAGCGTCTCCGCGTCGGCGCTCTCCTCCAGCCGGAGGATGCAACGCTCGAGGAGGTCCAGCTGCTCGTGAGCCTCTTCGAGGAAGATCGCGGCGTACCGCGACATGTCGTCGGCAGGCATGCGGGCTGGCCCCCTCAGGCGTCGATCTGGAGCGTGCGCGCCACGTCGAGCAAGAGGATGAGCCCGTCGTCACGCCGCCCGATGGCCCGGATGAAGTCGACCGTCACGTCGCACACGAGGTCCGAGGGCGCCTCGACGCGGTCGACTGGCAGGCGGAGCACCTCGTTGACCTCATCGACCACCATGCCTACAACGCCGTCCTCGACCTCGACGACCACGATGCGCGTGGCGGCGGTCCCGCCGGCGGCAGGTAGCCCGAGCCGGCCGCGAAGGTCGACAACGGGAACGATCTTGCCGCGAAGATTGACGACGCCGCGAAGGTAGGTGGGCGTCCGCGGGATGGCCGTGATCTCGCAGGCGCGAATGACCTCCTGGACGCACGCGATTGGGATGCCGTAGGCCTCGCCGGCCAGGCGAAAGGCCACCAGTTGCTCCTCATGGACCGGAGGCGCGGTAGGCGTCACGATCGAACTCCTCGGGGTGATCTCGTGGCTATTATCGGCTTCCGCACCGGCAAATCTAGCATCGGGCGAACGAGCGAGAGGCCGCCCTGCGGGGCGGCCTCTCGTGGAGTGAGGGGGGCGGTCGTCTACGGCTCCGCTCGCAGTTCGGCGGGGGCGCCGACAACCTCCAGGTAGACCTTCTTCTTCTCCTTCATCGCGCTCGCCTTCGCGAGCACGCGCATCGCGTTTGCGATGCGTCCCTGTTTGCCGATGGCCTTGCCCAGATCGCTCGGGGCCACGTGGACCTTGTATGTGGTGGCGGTCTCGCCGGGTTCCTCTTCCACTCGCACTTCGTCTGGCATGTCCACGACAGCCCGAACGAGCTGCTCGATGAACGACTTCATGCCGGCTCTCCTTCGTCCTGCAGATCAACGGCTCCCCACGTGCCGGCGCTTGCTGTCGTGCCGTCCGCCAGTCGCCCTGGCCAGCGGCCCCGGCGTCGCGCCCGGCTCACGCATCGTGAGGGGTCGTGAGGATCGGGCCGCGCAGCGCCCGGCGCCGGGCGGTCGAATGCCCGGCGCAGGGGCAGGCACGTGCTCGTGGCGGTGGTGATTCTACTCGGATCGAGCGGGGGATGGTTCCATTGCTACCGTTGGCCGATAGCCGGCCGACGGGGCGCCGCGTGTATGCAGCGCCCCGCGTGGCCGATCTCGCCGGCTCCCAGGGCGGAGACTAGCGATAGAGCGTCGCCCGCCAGCCGCGAGTGTGATGCAACGGAAGCAAGATAAGGGACGATGCGTGGAGGGGAGCTCTCAGGTGACCACCTGCACCTGGGCGGCCTGGCGGCCCTTCGGAGTATCTACCGACTCGTAGCTGACGGTCTGGCCTTCCTGCAGGGTCTTGAAGCCCTCCATCGTGATGGCGGAGAAGTGCACGAACACATCGACCCCGTCCTCGGCCACGATGAAACCATAGCCCTTCGCATTGTTGAACCATTTGACCTTGCCGGTCACCTTCGACATCTGGGTTACTCCTTTTGGAGCGACCCACCCTGGGGGCGCGGGTTCCGCGGGGGGATCGCAGTACAGACACTACTGCTCTCCGTGGTGCATGGGACGTGCCAGAGCCCGCTTGTTCCCGGCAAACCGGTCTATTTGCAGAGCATCACCGGCCCGGGCGAGCGCGGTGCGGTGTTGGAAGCGCGCGCCCCGGGCGCGACAAGCCGAGCTCGCTTGGTAGTTCGGCTCGGGGGCGGGGGATCCTGCATGAGCCCGCCGAATGCGCGCGGGAGCGCCCCGGTCTGGCGAGCCGTGCTCGGGTACGGCGAGAGGGGACCGCGGCGCCCGGAGCGCGCACGGTGGCAGTGCGCGCTCCGGCGGCCTACATCTGCCGGTAGATGGGCCGCCCGGCCACCTCCGTGTAGCGGCATTCCGCGCACGAGTACGCCGGCAACGACGCCACCGAAGGCGGCCACTTGTTCAGGATGAAGCGGTCCAGGATGTTGTGCCGGAGCCAGTCGGTGTGGAAATCGGGCGCCTCCGCGCACTCGAACCGTGCGGCCCCCGCCTGCGGATTGCCCCGCAGGGCGATCTCCCCCGGCACCAACGCCGACCCGCAGTGCGGGCAGAACCGATCCGCGGGGTCGGACGCCGCCTCCGCCAGGAAGCCCTCGTCGACGGTAACGCCCCACAGGAACAGGCACCGACACGCGCCGCACGAGCGCGCCCGTAGGCCCGCGCCGGCGAGGAACCAACTCCGCCGGGGGAACAGCCGCGAGAGCAGGCCGCCCCTCTTGCCGGACTGCGCCGCGGCGCGCCTCGAGGTTGTGAACCTCAGGCCGGTGCGCGCCGCGCCCTGCTGCTGCTGGTGCGGGTTCCTGCCCTGAAGGAGGCCCACGTAGACGGCGCCGGTGCAGAGCGGGCAGGTGATCGGCTCCTGGTTGGCGCGTATCAGCGCCGCCTCGCGCGCATGCAGCACGTCGTCCCCGTGCATCGCCTGCGGCAATCCCGGGCACCGAAAGGTGCTGCATCGCCCGTTGCGGTCCCAGCACTCCTCGTGGTGCACGGCGAAGCAGCGACCGCAGAACGAGACGCGCTCCTCCTGCCCGATCGGCTTGCTGCAGTACCGGCAGAGCCTCCCTGCGGACCCCACTTCCCCTCCCCTCATCCCTCGACCGCCTCCGAGGGCACCTTGCCCACGGCGCGCGGGTTCGGGGCCGAGACGAGCCACACGCCGGCAACCACAAGGGCGGCTCCCGCGGCGGTCCACGCGCCGAAGGGCTCGTTCAGAACGACGTGGCCAAGCACCGCGCCGACGAACGGCTGAATGAACAGAAAGACGGCCATGCGCGAGACATCAAGGCGCGGCAGGAGCCAGAACCACGCCGTGTAGCAGAGGAGCGAGCACACGAGCGTCAGGTAGGCGATCGCCACCATCGCCTGTGCGCTCGGCACGCCCTGCCGCCGCGCGGCGCACTCCCACACGGCCATCGGCAGCAGCAGGAGCGAACCGAACACCATCTCGTACACGAGCACCGTCAACCCGGGGTAGCGGCGAACCAGTCGCTTCGCCAGGATCGACGTGTAGGCCTCGACGCACAGGGCCGCCGTGACCAGCGCGTTGCCCGCCGCCGTGCCGGTCGGGCGCGGAACCCAGCCCTGGACGACGATCAGGTAGACACCCACGAAGCCGATGCCCAGGCCCAGCGCGCGCAGCGGCCCGACGCGCTCGTGCAGGAGCAACCACGCGAGGACGGCGATGACGATGGGCTCGGCGGCGACCAGCAGGGTCGTTTCGGTGGCCGTGGTCCACCGCATGCCGCCGTAGAACACCGAGTACGTGATCGTGATCCCGCAGAGCCCGAGCACGATCGCGGGCCACCGATCGGAGCGGCCCAGCGCCATGCGGCGGCCGCGGGCGCGTTGCACGGCGGCAAGCAGCACGCCGGCCACGCCGAAGCGAACGAAAGCGAGCGTGTAGGGGCCGAGCGTCCCGGCCCCGCCACCGCCCGGCCCGCCCAGCGCCACCTTCGCCGCGAGCGCGGAGGCCGCCCAGAGCGCGCTGATCGTCGTCAGCAGAGTCGCGGCCTGCCAGGTGACACGGTGCGCGCTCACGCGCGGCGCCCGGCGCTCACGTGCGGCGCGCGGCGCTCAGGCCGCGGCGCACGGCGCTCAGGCCGCGGCCGCGGCGCTCGGCCGCGCGCCGGCGCCCTCGAATGGCAGCGCCACCACCCGGGCGCCCACCGCGCCGCCATCGCGATATGCCCGTAGATACGTGCCGACCTCGCAGGCCTCGCGCCGCACGTAGCCGAGCGCGATGGGCGCGACGAGGGCCGGCGACCAGGCGGCGCTCGTCACCCGACCGACCTCGCGCCGATCATCGCCTTCCGCGAGCAGCACATCACCCGGAGCGGGCACGTCGGGCCCCTCCAGCAGCAGGCCGCGGAGGGCGCGGTTGGCGTGGCCGCGCGACCGCATACGCGCAACCACCTCCTGGCCCACATAGCATCCCTTCGTGTCGCTGACGTGCGTGCGGTCCAGCGCTGCCTCCGCAGGCAGCGTGCGCTCCCCGATCTCGGCGCCGAGCCGCGGAATCCCGGCCTCGATGCGGAGCACGTTGAGCGCAGCCTCACCCACCGGCCGCGCTCCCGCCGCGCGAGCGGCGCGCCAGGCGGCCGTGGCATCGGCGAGGGCGAGGTAGAGGTCGAAGCCCCCGTGCCCTGTGTGGTCCGCCGGGACCGCCACGGTTCCCTCTGGCAGCGCAATGGCCGCAAGCGCGGCGCCGGATCCGGGGCCCTGCAGCGAGAGGCAGGCAGTCGCGTCCGAGCGATCCTCCATCCGTGCGTCCTCAGCGATCAGGTAGCCATCCAGCATGACCAACGCGCGCTCGAGCGCCGGGCGCGGCAGGTCGAGGAGCACGCCCTCGGCGGTCAGCACGAGGATCAGGTCGGTGACCACCTGGCCCGTTGGTGTCAGGATGCAGGCGGGAAGCGCTGGCTGCCGCGCGCCAAGCAGGCGAACATCGTTGGTCACGAGCCCCTGGAGCCACGCTCGCGCGTCCGGCCCCGTTACGAGGAGCCGCCCCCGCGCCGAACGATCGGCGAGCCCCACTCGCTCGCGGACCGCGGCGTACTCGGCGCGCGGATCGCCGAAGTCCTCGACGACCCCCGCCCGGCCACGCCGCGCGAACTGCGCGCCGCCCTCCAGCGACTCCCCGCGCGCGGGCGACGACCCCATCGGCTACGCGTGCTCCGCGGCAAGCGCGGTCAGCGACACGAAGCGGCAGCGCTTCTGCCGACAGGTCTCCAGCGTGCGGCGAAGCGCGTCGGCGTTGTCCCGGTCGTCGCTGAGCGCGAGCACGGTGACCTCGTTCTCCGCCAAGCTATGCTCGAGTACGGGGCGCACGGTGTCCCAACCCTGGTCCAGGGCGCCACAGACGCCGCCATGGGTCGCCAGCGGCGCCATGATCAGGCGCGCGTCGCCCGGCTCGTTCAGGTTGTCGTAGGAGGGGCGGTAGGGCTGCGTCGGGCCGTCCGGCCAGGTCACCTCGTGTTTGTCGCGCGCGCCGGGGCACGCCGATGCATCTACCAGGATGCCGATGTCCTCGAGTGGTCGCAAGTCGGCGGCGAGGAGGTCGAAGGAGTGCGCGCGGAAACTGGTGGGCTTAATGTGACAGGCCTTCAGGACGTCCTTGCCGATGCGAATGAGGTCGGCGCGCTCCTTGGGGTCCGAGACGTATCCGTGGCTGTTCTGGAAGCTCAGAAGAAGGCCGATCTCG is drawn from Chthonomonadales bacterium and contains these coding sequences:
- a CDS encoding cold-shock protein, with the translated sequence MSKVTGKVKWFNNAKGYGFIVAEDGVDVFVHFSAITMEGFKTLQEGQTVSYESVDTPKGRQAAQVQVVT
- a CDS encoding KH domain-containing protein, which codes for MKSFIEQLVRAVVDMPDEVRVEEEPGETATTYKVHVAPSDLGKAIGKQGRIANAMRVLAKASAMKEKKKVYLEVVGAPAELRAEP
- a CDS encoding DMT family transporter — translated: MSAHRVTWQAATLLTTISALWAASALAAKVALGGPGGGGAGTLGPYTLAFVRFGVAGVLLAAVQRARGRRMALGRSDRWPAIVLGLCGITITYSVFYGGMRWTTATETTLLVAAEPIVIAVLAWLLLHERVGPLRALGLGIGFVGVYLIVVQGWVPRPTGTAAGNALVTAALCVEAYTSILAKRLVRRYPGLTVLVYEMVFGSLLLLPMAVWECAARRQGVPSAQAMVAIAYLTLVCSLLCYTAWFWLLPRLDVSRMAVFLFIQPFVGAVLGHVVLNEPFGAWTAAGAALVVAGVWLVSAPNPRAVGKVPSEAVEG
- a CDS encoding chemotaxis protein CheW; this encodes MVTPTAPPVHEEQLVAFRLAGEAYGIPIACVQEVIRACEITAIPRTPTYLRGVVNLRGKIVPVVDLRGRLGLPAAGGTAATRIVVVEVEDGVVGMVVDEVNEVLRLPVDRVEAPSDLVCDVTVDFIRAIGRRDDGLILLLDVARTLQIDA
- a CDS encoding chemotaxis protein CheA codes for the protein MPADDMSRYAAIFLEEAHEQLDLLERCILRLEESADAETLQELFRAAHTLKGASRAMGFADIGDLTHAMEDVLDQLRREALALDVSVVDALLEGMDSLRRLVAEVARSGATATGTSGPTQRLRELVVGAAAGSPLQAAPTASPGLFSEPWPASALLAAADARRAGCSLWGLEVRLASDCVMPSVRGLMVLQALEQVGSVLLVDPSEEDIESERIADRLHVVVASAGTGDGIAAAARDVSEVVSARLTSLDREVDARLAELDGPSAAAPSAAQPGGQARPADTLEAPRAARAQPRTVRVDIVRLDNLLNLVGELVIDQTRIARAAATVRRRHADADGVEPLLEAVAHLGRTTTEIQEETLKARMLPVDTVFSRFPRMVRDLANRLDKEVDLVVLGRETELDRSVIEVIGDPLIHLLRNCLDHGIEPPREREDAGKPRRGTIWLRARHEENHIVIEVEDDGAGIDPASIRQAAIRKGLLSEQAADRLTDKECLGLIFASGLSTAAQVTDISGRGVGMDIVKSNLTRFGALLDVRSEKGRGTCFTVKLPLTLAIIRGLLVSVGSSVMAVPLSAVMETMRLPAANLHVVNQREVIAHRGETLPLVRLEPLLATAASAAAAAGAASVSVVVAGVGARRFGIVVDRFLGEQEIVVKPLGKLVGDVRGVAGAAILGDGRIALIVDVSGLLHIAVQERVSSHAA
- a CDS encoding aminomethyl transferase family protein, coding for MGSSPARGESLEGGAQFARRGRAGVVEDFGDPRAEYAAVRERVGLADRSARGRLLVTGPDARAWLQGLVTNDVRLLGARQPALPACILTPTGQVVTDLILVLTAEGVLLDLPRPALERALVMLDGYLIAEDARMEDRSDATACLSLQGPGSGAALAAIALPEGTVAVPADHTGHGGFDLYLALADATAAWRAARAAGARPVGEAALNVLRIEAGIPRLGAEIGERTLPAEAALDRTHVSDTKGCYVGQEVVARMRSRGHANRALRGLLLEGPDVPAPGDVLLAEGDDRREVGRVTSAAWSPALVAPIALGYVRREACEVGTYLRAYRDGGAVGARVVALPFEGAGARPSAAAAA